GTGAATCTCAATGACAAGCATTCAAGTGGATTTTTATTGCTTTCTTATGTGAGCAGAGTGCCATCGCTTGGTGAATGACTGAAATTGCAGAAATGTTTCTTTTAGTGGGCCTGGCTTCTGAAGGCGCCggctgaagagaagagaaagtggCTACTTTGACACAGCAGATCTGCAAATCATCTTAGCATTTTTGTGAGGTGAATTTACATACTTACATTACTTCAATGAGTGACTGCTCAAACCTGCCCACATTTTCAGTCATTTAGATTTATTTATGACTATCTACGAATATttcaactactactaatatatTGTTTGTCGGCCCCAGATATAAGTTACTTATCCAGTCTTACTTGAGAAGCTGCATGGCTGATTGGTACTCCTCATTCTCCCATACATTCTTCTCCAGACATAATATATGGAGCTCCCGGATCTgtaaacaaagagacagacacagataacTTCACTACTGTCCCAACAAAGCATATGGTAAGGTGAAGAGGTAATAAGTCAATaagtttgaaaaaaacatgacacccGTAATTCAAtgacaaattatgtttttttttaaaaattattttaacATAGAGAAATAGGTCCTTGCCTGTTTTCCGAGGGGGTACTTGGGTAATGATGAGGTCAGGGTGTGGAGACACCTGAGGATGGGGTAATAGTTCTTGTGGTATTTGCGAAGGCTCTTGATCAGCTTCTGGCACACctcctaaaaaaataaatgaaaacaaagaaagaagccTCGTCAATAAACTTCTGTCCAGAAATCGCTCATTAATGGCTGGTACCTCTTGGGTATGGGGATAGATGGTTGTGTTAAGATAAAGACTGTACCTTTATGCGAGTGTCATCAGTCAACAGATTCACTTGTTCCTGAGGTTCCTGCTTCTCTACATACCTGGGAAAAATTCACATAGGTTAGATTACATTTAAAGACTTGGTCTTTCAAATTTGAAAGGgtgtaaaacacaaacactacgAAACCACAAACCATACAGTGAGCTGCTAAAATCATACCACAGCATAGCAAAACTAAGGTAACCTGCGTGTTTGCTTGCAGTCATGTCAAAGGTGCATTTAAATGTATGAATTTTTTGCCTGCCAAGTGACTAACTCTCCTTAAACAATGTGAGGTCAACCAGCGAGTAAGCAATGGCACACTGGTGTAAAGCTAattgtgtgtgtacctcctgAACGACGGCAGCTGCCTGACCCTCTCCAGGTCCTGGTGACTGAGCTGCATGACATTAACCAGGGCCTCCTTCTTCTTACAGCACAGTACACTAAGAGGCTGAGAGTGGAAGTGCTCCAGCAGGGCCAGCTGTAGACCGACAGAGCGCAAatttatctcacacacacatttaaatcaATGGGCCGCATccacagacagggaggcagtACAAAGAGATGACACACTGATAAGACACACAGTGGAGAACAGACATTTGGGAGCTACTCCCTACCTGCAGGCCCTTGATGAAGTTTCTCACTGAGAAGTCGTGGTAGAGGAAGATGCTGATCAGCACCTGCAGCACCTTACCACTGAGCTTGAAAGGGAACTGAGGCGTCAGGACCAGCTGGAGACACAGGCAacacagaaaatacaatttatttCCTGGGATTTCATTAGCGTAACCCCATATGAGGCAAGTACATTCATTTAGTGTAGAGCAATGGATCCCTAGCTTTGTTGTACTCATATGACATTTTGATCGGGCTATTCTGGACAGTTTGCAGACAGTTTTAATCagaatatttaatatttatgcGAAGTTCCATGTAATTTAATGATGATATGTACCATTTCATTACTGCTTCTAAAAGAAAGGTTGATGATCAATGACAAAGTAATATAATAAACATCCTCCCAACACCAATTATTCTTACAATTAGCACAGTACATTATGACAGCAAACAACTGTAAATACAGTTGTCTCATTTGCAAAGTGTataaaacacatggaaacaagAGAACATAATTTATCTGTCTGACTATGCTGCTGTTTTACCCTCGGTTACACTCACAGGTTTACAGAGGAAGTATTGTGAAACACAAGCTTAACTTATCAATGACATCAACCAGAATACAGTTGAACAGATTCAGGAAATGCTGCATAGTTTTGAACTTGGTTGCTtgacattgttcattttaattcCTTAATAATCATCCAAGCAAGTACATTCTGTGCCCCataaaaggtaaaaaataaaacacctgcATACCTATGGAGTCTTTGTTGCTTGTGCAAAAggtgaaaataatataaaaaaagagaaaatccatGAAATAACTGTACTGTAATACACTGCCGAGTTGTTAGACCATCATTATGATTAAGAGCTCGTCAGTACATACTCAGAGTATTTCAATGCAGCAGTTGCATGAGAGTTCCTCAAACATGACAAATTCTTTCATACTGATTCTCAACACAAATTATAGGATTTTCAGTATAAGAGGAGCAGCCATTCAATTGAAATTGTACGGAGCATGGGCAATGAGGCATGCGAGAAGAAAATGTCATATCTGTTAAATTAAGCATAATTTCAATAAAAAGTGTGATCTTCTGCTCAGAGACAGTGTTTAAGTCCCCCACTTCTGGAACCacattgtctctgtgtttgaagaaaaatactaaaaaaggTGAGAGGACTGCCCACTGGGTTTTACACCAAAAACATGTGATCTTCGAATACATTTCCTCTGTGAACCTCAGATGCGTTTCCTCTTTACTGCATGTGTGGGTGAAATGTACCTTGTCTATGACTGTGGCCAGATGCTGGGTGCAGGACAGAGACTGGAAGAGCTCGATACAAAGCAGGGAAGACACAGAGTGGGGCAGCATGTGCTGGATGGTGCTGGGTGATGTGGCAATGCCAAAGATGAACATCAGGGGAAGATGTTCAACGTACCGACTGTGAAAAGAGAACGAGTTCACACACATCAGTGATCACAATCTATCACATGAACAAACAAAGGGGATACAAACAAGTTTCCTATTTTGTTATGCCTCATTAATagtctgaaaaacaacaacatataaaatcaaaatatcatAACACACTGGCCTTGTACTATTGCCTCGACAATTGTTGTTATATTTTAAATGATGCAACTTTTACCTTTTTTTCTGAGTATGTCGATTTGGTTGGTGTTGCTTTCAACAATTCTGCAAGCTACCGTCTTCTAATCATCTAATCATCTTCTGACTAAACAAACAACACAGCTAAATATAAACTGTGTTAACAAAATTAGCTACGTTCACCTGGGAGAGATTTAAAAGCTTCAAAGCTacactttttgtttgtgtccaATGAAGACAACAGATTTTGAGAACGCTATGTGCTAGATGACAATGAGAATTTCACAGTGGAGCATAATTTTCAAATCTTACAAAACCGCATCATCAGTGTTAGCTTTATCAGCAAGATAGACATATAAAGCAGAGGCTTTTTAAATGGCAATAAAATGGATTAAGATTTCCTTAGTGGGTCAATTTGTATAATGCTGTTTTATATTTCTAAGAGGGTGTCTACTAAAGCAGACTTGTTTCAGAGCTGTAGAACTCCATGACCATTTCACTGAAACCAAAAATCTGGAAACAGTCGATAAACTGTTTAACCCAGAGTTCCTAGTTACCTGCAGATGAGTATGAAGTCCTGGAGAACTCTTGGGTTGAAGGCCTCCAAGTCTTTGAAGATAATGACAACGGGGGGCTGCTGGTGTTCGTCTTTGACAGGAGAACTACGCTTTTTTCCTGGAGTATCAGTGTTGGATTTCTGAAATAAAAACCCCAACAAAATATATTATCCACGTGATACACCAGGATTGAAGAAGTGCTTTCAATTGATCATAACAACATTTATTTGCTCTTTATGCTACATTTGTCAGATATCACCTCATATCAGATATGAAAGCATGCGCAACAGCTCCATCCTGTCCTCCTACCATTGTCTTGGTCTTGTACCAGTCACAGAGTGTACTGAGGGAGCAGTGCACTCCCTTCTTGTGCAGCTGGGTGCTGGTCTGCTCAgcctcttcatcatcctcatccacAGACACAACAGTGTTCATCAGCCTCTCCAGAACCCTCTGCATCAGATGCTTCAAAGCTGAGATGATAAAGCAGAGATATACAGTTGAAAGCACAAAATGTAACGGAGGTACATAGAGAAATGATTACTGAGCCAATGCCGTTGCTCTTCTAAGGTACAAATAATCTCCATTTCATTTCTTAAAGTCTTCAAAAACAAAAGGGCATGCAAGTTGCTTTCCCAAACCCTTACCTCCGCACTCTTTGGCCTGTACAGAGGCCACATGAGGAGTCACAGACTGTTGGAGTAAGTCAGACAGGCTCTGGAAGGTCATGTCATGGTCCGGCACATTCACCCCTATGGAGGATATCAAAGGAAAAGACAAGCAGACAAAATGTATGCTACTATATATTAGGGTTAAAATAAGCGCTCAAAGGCATAGCACACCACAGATGTAGATGGGGAGTGACATTCTTTGTTTTAATAATTCCAAATCGAACTGGGGGAAAACAGCCCTCAACAGTTATGATGAATGTAAATGTCAAATACTGTCTCATCACCGGCATACCAAGCACAAGAGCCGCTGTGGGAATCTCACTGGCCCTCATCCGCGATGCCCAGTCATCTGCACCGCGCTGGAAAGTGGAAGAGCACTTTCTGGTGAACTCCAGCAAGCTGTCTAGGATTTTCCTGTTGAGTTCATCCTGTAAAACCTTAGAGACGACAAAGAAAAtgtctttaacatattttcatccTGTAAGTTCATCTTGTAAAACCTTTCCATCACATTCCATTCAATCTATTCCTGTGTCAAACAAAAACTGTAGTTGAGAATGGCACATTTAAGCAAATTTATCGAATTTTTAAGCTATCCTTTACACTCAGACTCCTTGACAGATAGCACTGTTTCCACATTGTTTTACTGTGTAAATTCTCTTGTGATGGACAGTAAATTAACTATGGGAAGGGGGAGTTTATTACTGTCCTACATGCATGCAGGTTAGTTGTTCTCACCTCGGtgtcagttttcattttgtccCATAGATCCTGACAGAGTTTGAACCGCAGTTCACTGTTCTCAGTACCTTCACAGCCATGAATGAAATAATCCTCTGTCGAGAAAAGGTAAACAAAATGACTATAAGTTAGCCAACATATCTCACATGTCTGAAAACTAAGGTACTTTTCGTATCATGAACATAACTAGACTCACCCACGCCGAGtgtcttctgtttctttttagCACTAGGCTTGAAAACAAAGCAGCCCTGAAATAACAATAGCCAAACAGTTGTCAGTAAGTAAAAACctaagcaaataaacaaaacttaaaGAACTAGTGAGATTTAATGTTATATCACGGCTGACAACGTCGATACATGTTGATTATGAAGAAGATATACCACAAAACGTAAACATTACCTTTGACACAGATGAAGTAGACATTCCAGCGTTAAATGTAACTCAAATGTACTTAGGATAAGTCAATGTCTTACGCTGTCGCTGGATAACATCAAAATATTACTTGAAAATGTTACTTGCGTTAAGAGTTACGATAACACATAACATTAGCTGTCCGAGGCCACTTCCTGTACCATACTTCCCGCCAGTATGACGTTTACGGAAAAGGTTGTGTTCATTGGCGTCGTTACGTCGCGATCATATCCCAAAACTTTTGTAGAGTGACCATGACAAAATCAAAGTTTGATTGTTGTAATCACATTCAAAGTGAAGCCATCTACCAAAGAGACAGATATGACCAAAAAGCTGTGTTTTACTttcattctatttttttctgcaGCATGGCGTTGATTTATTAACATTGTTGATCTTGAACATCCCGAGTCTGGGTTTCCTCTCTGTCCTTGCTTTACACGTAGAATCCCATTAAAAGTCTATGTGAAAAAACATATTGTAGAACCTGATTGTATCAAGTAGATTCTAATTTCAGAGTAGGCTAATCAGCATGCAGGTATATGATAAAGATATCATGGATGATAATAACTGGTAGAACTCTGTCTTTGAGTCAGTGCTGAAATATTTAGTTCTGTCAAAATGATTAGGAGAATTACCATAGAGGCCTACATATTTCTTTATGAAAACAGGGCCCTTGAACTGGACTGCAATGAGAAGTTATACTATCCATAATCATCTTTACATGCACATTCTGATTAACTCCTGCAAAATTATGTTAACAATGTTAGTTCTGCCTATGGGACACATAGCCTATTGTGTGtgtagagcagagcagcaagAAGATTGTGATTGAGCTCGTTCTCCATTCATTTTTTCCTTCATATCTGAAATTCAACCATGGCGACCTAGAGGTATGACTGTCTGGTGTCATTATATTCCTCATTTCAAGTAATGATTACTAATAATTAGTAATAATTTAACACTACCTGTCACTATTACACCAACTAATATTGGAATGTATCCATGCTGTATTAGGACAAAGTGCATGCTAAGTATCCTATAAAAGACAACTGTATAGTGCAACTTAAGCCTGACGATGACTAACTTAAAATGCATGCAACACAATTAAGATCCGTGGACCACATTTTACAAAAGGAACCAGTTACATTTTATTGAACACTTTGTGGAAGACATGTAAATATTACAGATAGGCCTACTAGTGTTGAAAAAGgatgaaataaatacaaacagaacTTGAAATCCCATAGGGATATATAAAAACATAGTTTTTCTTTAAAAGTCTCCatttagcaaaagaaaaaaaaaaacatcttcagtACTAAGCATCATAAATACAAACATGTTTCTAAAATCTATGCCCTATAGATTACCTGGTTATTATAACTAACATACATACTTAAAATCATCCA
The nucleotide sequence above comes from Centroberyx gerrardi isolate f3 chromosome 17, fCenGer3.hap1.cur.20231027, whole genome shotgun sequence. Encoded proteins:
- the orc3 gene encoding origin recognition complex subunit 3, whose product is MSTSSVSKGCFVFKPSAKKKQKTLGVEDYFIHGCEGTENSELRFKLCQDLWDKMKTDTEVLQDELNRKILDSLLEFTRKCSSTFQRGADDWASRMRASEIPTAALVLGVNVPDHDMTFQSLSDLLQQSVTPHVASVQAKECGALKHLMQRVLERLMNTVVSVDEDDEEAEQTSTQLHKKGVHCSLSTLCDWYKTKTMKSNTDTPGKKRSSPVKDEHQQPPVVIIFKDLEAFNPRVLQDFILICSRYVEHLPLMFIFGIATSPSTIQHMLPHSVSSLLCIELFQSLSCTQHLATVIDKLVLTPQFPFKLSGKVLQVLISIFLYHDFSVRNFIKGLQLALLEHFHSQPLSVLCCKKKEALVNVMQLSHQDLERVRQLPSFRRYVEKQEPQEQVNLLTDDTRIKEVCQKLIKSLRKYHKNYYPILRCLHTLTSSLPKYPLGKQIRELHILCLEKNVWENEEYQSAMQLLKMLAKDELVASLQRCAEILKPVKSKKMRNVLVQLEDLLAKFNQLDKASGETAANGEDMTSPGKSLQKKTDLFQLQKTLLEMKESRRSKKMSQFEILRNEALEFIDGLVRCHLSPPESQTLSEVCYYSSSAVLRRHLNATPRTTIQTALSNPYHYLQNDSLRTEDGTVSNGAPDICIVYKLHLECGRLINLYDWLEAYATVVSAAEGKDPDSDDYGKVDEVKHARFIQAVSELEFLGFIKSTKQKTDHVARLTWGGC